A genomic segment from Ignavibacteriota bacterium encodes:
- a CDS encoding DUF502 domain-containing protein: MNEPIQKTLFGHLRTTFLRGIGVMIPLWLTYWFFEALLNAVDGILRPHLENWIGHKVPGLGVLSVLGVIMIVGLLTRNLLGRLFLAWFENVLRSIPVVRSVYSAIKDLVTAFAGGSKGKTFRQVIMTEYPRKGLYCIGFVTNEMKCRMPDGTITEFLNIYIPNPPNPTSGMLVLVPKQEAIKLDLSIEEGLKLVLSGGIVVPELLSGHSLVSHERTTP, from the coding sequence ATGAACGAACCTATCCAGAAAACACTGTTCGGCCATCTCCGCACCACGTTCCTGCGCGGTATCGGTGTCATGATCCCGCTCTGGCTCACGTACTGGTTCTTTGAGGCATTGCTCAATGCCGTGGACGGTATCCTCCGCCCGCACCTCGAGAACTGGATCGGCCACAAGGTGCCCGGACTCGGCGTCCTCAGCGTTCTCGGCGTGATCATGATCGTCGGACTGCTCACACGGAATCTCCTCGGGCGGCTGTTCCTCGCATGGTTCGAGAACGTGCTCCGGTCCATCCCCGTCGTCCGCTCGGTCTATTCGGCGATCAAGGACCTCGTCACGGCATTTGCCGGAGGGAGCAAAGGGAAGACCTTCCGCCAGGTGATCATGACCGAATACCCGCGGAAGGGGTTGTACTGCATCGGATTCGTGACCAATGAAATGAAGTGCCGCATGCCCGATGGCACCATCACCGAGTTCCTGAACATCTACATCCCCAATCCGCCCAACCCGACATCCGGGATGCTGGTGCTGGTTCCCAAACAGGAAGCGATCAAACTCGATCTCAGCATCGAGGAAGGTTTGAAACTGGTCCTCTCAGGGGGCATCGTCGTACCTGAACTCCTGAGCGGTCATTCACTTGTCAGTCATGAAAGGACCACCCCGTGA
- a CDS encoding class I SAM-dependent methyltransferase, giving the protein MDSLFFELFEALPRQAPGSVRATLRALSSVTLPPPPMSILDIGCGAGAQTITLARHCAGHIVAVDNHQPFLNTLAARAAAAELRATVDCRNADMRTLAFPDGSFDLVWAEGSIYIMGFEAGLKMIRPFLRKGGYAVFSDMVWLTDTPPPEAVEFFATEYPAMMRSADIRSLVAAAGYALVDSFPIGVEDHWKTYYEPMQEQVNLIRAAHRNDPPAQELCDTLQHEIDVYASCSSAFGYVFSIMQRS; this is encoded by the coding sequence ATGGACTCACTCTTCTTCGAACTCTTCGAGGCGCTCCCCCGCCAGGCCCCGGGATCGGTCCGCGCAACTCTCCGCGCCCTGTCCTCGGTCACCCTTCCTCCTCCCCCGATGTCCATTCTGGACATTGGATGTGGCGCGGGGGCACAGACGATCACCCTCGCACGCCATTGTGCCGGGCACATCGTGGCCGTGGACAACCATCAGCCGTTCCTGAATACGCTCGCAGCCCGGGCGGCGGCAGCGGAACTCCGGGCAACGGTGGACTGCCGCAATGCCGATATGCGCACGCTCGCCTTCCCTGACGGCTCGTTCGATCTCGTCTGGGCCGAAGGGTCCATCTATATCATGGGGTTCGAAGCGGGACTGAAGATGATCCGCCCGTTCCTCCGCAAGGGCGGCTATGCCGTGTTCAGCGACATGGTGTGGCTCACCGATACCCCTCCCCCGGAGGCGGTGGAGTTCTTCGCCACCGAGTATCCCGCCATGATGCGCTCCGCCGATATCCGCAGCCTCGTGGCTGCCGCCGGCTACGCCCTCGTGGATTCTTTCCCGATCGGCGTCGAAGACCACTGGAAGACGTACTACGAACCCATGCAGGAGCAGGTCAACCTGATCCGTGCCGCGCACCGGAACGATCCTCCGGCGCAGGAACTGTGCGATACGCTCCAGCACGAGATCGATGTCTATGCATCATGCTCATCGGCGTTCGGTTATGTGTTCTCTATCATGCAGCGTTCGTAA
- a CDS encoding VOC family protein, translating to MSTNEPTPYGVMAWADLTVHDAPKVRDFYAAVAGWEAVPVPMGAYSDFQMNLPGTDQPVAGICHARGANANLPSQWLVYITVADLDASIEACAKHGGMVIAEPRGMGSFGRFCVIKDPAGAVMALIEPPKPAQHHVPRGKH from the coding sequence ATGAGTACGAACGAGCCAACGCCGTACGGCGTGATGGCATGGGCCGATCTGACGGTCCATGATGCCCCGAAGGTACGCGATTTCTATGCGGCGGTCGCGGGCTGGGAAGCGGTCCCCGTTCCCATGGGTGCCTACTCGGATTTTCAGATGAACCTCCCGGGAACGGATCAGCCCGTGGCCGGCATCTGCCATGCGCGCGGCGCCAACGCCAACCTCCCGTCCCAGTGGCTCGTGTATATCACGGTCGCCGATCTCGATGCAAGCATCGAAGCATGCGCAAAGCACGGAGGCATGGTGATCGCCGAACCCCGGGGCATGGGTTCCTTCGGCCGGTTCTGCGTGATCAAAGATCCCGCGGGCGCCGTGATGGCACTGATCGAACCACCCAAACCCGCACAGCACCACGTGCCGAGAGGAAAGCACTGA
- a CDS encoding DUF456 domain-containing protein yields the protein MTDGLLLAGGILLVLAGIAGVIIPGLPGVIFIYLGLFFVAWSDDFVRVGWITLTILLVIGAAAWGADLVTTTYGARRFGASRWAAVGAGIGMFIGFWFGLPGIIIGPFAGALLVEWLVRKNFIEAGKAGVGTWIGLLLGTAVKIALVFVMIGIFLIAYLI from the coding sequence ATGACCGATGGACTCCTCCTTGCCGGCGGTATCCTGCTCGTCCTCGCAGGGATCGCGGGTGTGATCATTCCGGGCCTGCCCGGGGTCATCTTCATCTATCTGGGATTGTTCTTTGTTGCCTGGTCCGACGATTTCGTACGCGTCGGATGGATCACCCTGACGATCCTTCTGGTGATCGGCGCCGCCGCGTGGGGAGCCGACCTTGTGACCACCACCTATGGCGCACGCCGCTTCGGCGCAAGCCGGTGGGCCGCCGTGGGAGCCGGCATCGGCATGTTCATCGGCTTCTGGTTCGGATTGCCCGGCATCATCATCGGCCCGTTCGCCGGCGCGCTGCTCGTGGAATGGCTGGTGCGCAAGAACTTCATCGAAGCGGGCAAGGCCGGGGTCGGCACATGGATCGGCCTCCTCCTGGGCACCGCGGTCAAGATCGCACTCGTCTTCGTCATGATAGGGATCTTCCTTATCGCGTATCTCATCTGA
- the kdsB gene encoding 3-deoxy-manno-octulosonate cytidylyltransferase, with protein MKHHPHRVVVVIPARYASSRLPGKPLADINGKPMIQHVVERARMATLVNDVIVATDDQRIMDAVYAFGGTAVMTPADCPSGSDRIALVARGLTATEIIVNVQGDEPVIPPAMIDEAVAPLLQDPSLPVGTLVTRIRTTEELLDPNTVKAVLDRGGRCLYFSRSPIPFGRDLTPAELIERCPVYRHIGMYVYRRDFLMRYAALEQTPLEQAEKLEQLRILEHGYAIHAAVTAHVSIAVDTPADLDRVRTLMNPRP; from the coding sequence ATGAAGCACCACCCCCACAGGGTCGTGGTGGTCATCCCCGCGCGCTATGCATCGAGCCGCCTGCCCGGGAAACCGCTCGCGGATATCAACGGCAAGCCGATGATCCAGCATGTGGTGGAACGTGCACGGATGGCAACGCTGGTGAACGACGTGATCGTGGCAACGGACGATCAACGCATCATGGATGCGGTGTATGCGTTCGGCGGTACGGCCGTGATGACGCCGGCCGACTGCCCGAGCGGGTCGGACCGGATCGCCCTCGTGGCGCGCGGCCTCACCGCAACGGAGATCATCGTGAACGTGCAGGGCGATGAACCGGTGATCCCGCCGGCCATGATCGACGAGGCCGTTGCACCACTGCTCCAGGACCCGTCACTGCCGGTCGGAACACTGGTCACGCGGATCCGGACGACAGAGGAACTGCTGGATCCGAACACGGTGAAGGCCGTGCTGGACCGCGGGGGCCGGTGTCTGTACTTTTCCCGTTCGCCCATTCCGTTCGGGCGCGATCTCACCCCGGCGGAACTGATCGAACGCTGCCCGGTGTACCGGCACATCGGCATGTACGTGTACCGGCGGGATTTCCTGATGCGGTATGCTGCCCTGGAGCAAACGCCCCTCGAGCAGGCCGAGAAACTGGAACAGCTCCGTATCCTTGAACATGGCTATGCCATTCACGCAGCGGTCACGGCACACGTCAGCATCGCGGTCGATACTCCCGCCGATCTCGACCGCGTGCGCACTCTGATGAACCCACGCCCATGA
- a CDS encoding GNAT family N-acetyltransferase, producing the protein MEALSYHTGNDLDLDEVIALYVASTLGERRPVNDRETMRAMLAHANLIITARDGPRLVGIARSMTDFVYVAYLSDLAVHHAYQRRGIGVELIRRTREALTPGTRIVLLSAPAAVQYYPRIGFTQHPSAWVLGPGDPFPIEQKDVHP; encoded by the coding sequence ATGGAAGCCCTCAGCTACCATACCGGCAATGATCTCGACCTCGATGAGGTGATCGCCCTCTATGTCGCCTCCACGCTGGGCGAACGCAGGCCGGTGAACGACCGCGAGACGATGCGCGCGATGCTTGCGCACGCCAATCTCATCATCACGGCACGCGACGGCCCGCGGCTTGTCGGCATTGCACGGTCCATGACCGATTTCGTGTATGTGGCGTATCTTTCCGATCTTGCCGTCCACCATGCATACCAGCGCCGGGGGATCGGCGTTGAACTTATCCGGCGGACGCGGGAAGCCCTCACACCGGGAACCCGCATCGTCCTCCTTTCGGCGCCGGCGGCAGTACAGTATTATCCGCGGATCGGATTCACACAGCATCCGAGCGCCTGGGTCCTTGGTCCTGGCGATCCGTTCCCCATCGAGCAGAAGGATGTACATCCATGA
- a CDS encoding ferritin-like domain-containing protein has translation MKEQYRQQIIDLLTRAYWMELETVTNYIANSVNLDGVRAEEIKKSLALDVTAEIGHAQLLAKRIKQIGGVVPGSLQFKPDQKALQPPTDTTDVAAVIRGVIAAEDAAIEHYGKLIELSGEAGDYVTQDLCITTLGDEEGHRVEFGGYLKEYPKG, from the coding sequence ATGAAAGAACAGTATCGCCAACAGATCATCGACCTGCTCACTCGTGCCTACTGGATGGAGCTTGAAACGGTCACCAATTACATCGCGAACTCCGTCAACCTGGACGGCGTGCGCGCCGAAGAGATCAAGAAGAGCCTGGCGCTCGACGTGACCGCCGAGATCGGCCATGCACAGCTTCTTGCGAAGCGCATCAAGCAGATCGGCGGGGTGGTGCCGGGTTCACTGCAGTTCAAGCCGGACCAGAAGGCATTGCAGCCGCCGACGGACACCACCGACGTGGCCGCGGTCATCCGCGGCGTCATCGCGGCCGAAGATGCCGCCATCGAGCACTACGGTAAGCTCATCGAGCTGAGCGGCGAGGCGGGAGACTATGTGACGCAGGACCTGTGCATCACCACGCTGGGCGATGAAGAAGGCCATCGTGTCGAGTTCGGCGGCTACCTCAAGGAGTATCCGAAGGGCTGA
- the gatC gene encoding Asp-tRNA(Asn)/Glu-tRNA(Gln) amidotransferase subunit GatC codes for MSVTQKDVDHVARLAHLSFNDGEKQRLTAELNTILSYMDQLNGLDTENVEPLSHVIELENVFRADVRTPGLSTDDALQNAPGRVDDFFTVPKVIADR; via the coding sequence GTGTCCGTGACCCAGAAGGATGTCGACCATGTCGCCCGGCTCGCACACCTGTCGTTCAACGACGGGGAGAAGCAGCGCCTGACCGCGGAGCTCAACACGATCCTGTCGTACATGGACCAGCTCAACGGCCTCGACACGGAGAATGTGGAACCGCTCTCCCATGTGATCGAACTCGAGAATGTGTTCCGCGCGGATGTGCGCACACCGGGGCTGTCGACGGACGATGCCCTGCAGAACGCACCCGGCAGGGTCGACGATTTCTTCACCGTTCCGAAAGTGATCGCCGACCGATGA
- a CDS encoding 1-acyl-sn-glycerol-3-phosphate acyltransferase, which translates to MMSLLLSILRFLVSTIVTAIIAVVAFVTLPFNRNQKLYHRVGRVWARLLLRICGVRVELHGAEHCAHGASVIYAANHASMLDIPVVIASVPDDIRLVYKKELEKIPIFGWGLKYGSYIGIDRGRGTEARKSLEEAVDKIRRGASVLLFVEGTRTSDGKLQSFKRGAFNLAARSGVPVIPLTINGTYALVPKHSLRIRSGTVHLHFDAPIRVEGAGSEREAESVLMERVRSAIESHYVVQED; encoded by the coding sequence ATGATGTCCCTCCTTCTCAGCATCCTCCGGTTCCTGGTCAGCACGATCGTCACCGCGATCATCGCGGTCGTCGCCTTTGTTACCCTGCCCTTCAACCGGAACCAGAAATTGTACCACCGGGTCGGCCGCGTCTGGGCCCGGCTTCTCCTGCGGATCTGCGGCGTACGCGTGGAACTGCACGGCGCCGAACATTGCGCCCACGGTGCCTCCGTGATCTATGCCGCCAACCACGCGAGCATGCTCGATATCCCGGTGGTGATCGCATCGGTCCCGGATGATATCCGGTTGGTCTATAAGAAAGAACTTGAGAAGATCCCCATCTTCGGATGGGGCTTGAAATACGGGAGCTACATCGGTATCGACCGGGGGCGCGGGACGGAAGCACGCAAAAGCCTCGAGGAAGCGGTCGACAAGATCCGGCGCGGCGCGTCGGTGCTCCTGTTCGTGGAAGGGACCCGGACGTCCGACGGCAAGCTGCAATCGTTCAAGCGCGGGGCATTCAACCTCGCGGCCCGTTCCGGTGTTCCCGTGATACCACTGACCATCAACGGCACGTACGCACTCGTGCCGAAGCACTCCCTGCGCATCCGCTCCGGGACCGTGCACCTGCACTTCGATGCACCCATCCGGGTGGAGGGTGCGGGCAGCGAACGCGAAGCCGAATCCGTGCTCATGGAACGCGTCCGGAGTGCCATCGAAAGCCATTATGTCGTCCAGGAGGATTGA
- a CDS encoding Gfo/Idh/MocA family oxidoreductase, with the protein MMSATEGSINRRDALKGLGALALGSTLAPSLGDAAPAIAPDDTPSVRPFTNKPVTCIILGAGSRGNTYSAWSKLHPDQMKIVGVAEPIADRQERFARTYDIPDANRFPSWDNALALPKFADAILITMPDLLHHPAAIRGLELGYDILLEKPIATSWKECEDILVHHERYPRIVAICHVLRYTRYFRKLKDIVASGVLGEVVNIEHCEPVGYWHQGHSFVRGNWRNQATSSPMILSKCCHDLDIIRWLADASCLSVSSFGSLKHFRKENAPHGKYAALYGRLRGGTGVPVFRVEALHEHEEQ; encoded by the coding sequence ATGATGAGCGCCACCGAAGGTTCGATCAACCGCCGCGACGCACTGAAGGGGCTCGGGGCCCTTGCCCTCGGCAGCACCCTCGCCCCCTCCCTCGGTGATGCCGCTCCGGCGATCGCACCGGACGATACACCGTCCGTCCGCCCCTTCACCAATAAGCCCGTCACCTGCATCATCCTCGGAGCGGGGAGCCGCGGCAATACCTATTCCGCGTGGTCGAAACTCCATCCGGATCAGATGAAGATCGTCGGGGTCGCGGAACCCATCGCGGACCGTCAGGAACGCTTTGCCCGCACGTACGACATCCCCGACGCGAACCGGTTCCCGAGCTGGGACAATGCCCTTGCCCTGCCGAAGTTCGCCGATGCCATCCTGATCACCATGCCGGATCTGCTCCACCATCCGGCGGCGATCCGCGGACTGGAACTCGGCTACGACATCCTGCTCGAGAAACCCATCGCCACCTCGTGGAAGGAATGCGAGGATATCCTTGTCCACCATGAGCGCTACCCGCGCATCGTTGCGATCTGTCACGTCCTCCGCTATACACGGTACTTCCGGAAGTTGAAGGATATCGTTGCGTCCGGTGTGCTCGGCGAGGTCGTCAACATCGAACACTGCGAGCCAGTCGGATACTGGCATCAGGGACACAGCTTTGTGCGCGGGAACTGGCGCAACCAGGCCACCTCGTCGCCCATGATCCTCTCGAAGTGCTGTCACGATCTCGACATCATCCGATGGCTGGCCGATGCATCGTGCCTCTCCGTTTCCTCCTTCGGCTCGCTCAAGCACTTCCGGAAGGAGAACGCCCCGCACGGGAAGTACGCTGCGCTGTACGGACGGCTGCGCGGTGGAACCGGAGTGCCCGTATTCCGCGTTGAAGCTCTACATGAACATGAAGAACAATGA
- a CDS encoding CTP synthase — MSRRRQVKYIFVTGGVVSSLGKGIASASIGLLLKARGLRVTIQKFDPYLNVDPGTMNPFQHGEVYVTDDGAETDLDLGHYERYLDITTSRKNNSTTGQIYHEVITKERRGDYLGATVQVIPHITDEIRRRFEALGETGDYDVVITEVGGTVGDIESQPFLEAMRQFMYKRGRQNAIAIHVTLVPYITSAGEIKTKPTQHSVKALLELGIQPDILICRSDRPLSKEVREKIALFTNVDPDSVVDGRDVSTIYEVPLVYAEQEVDEIVLEKLEMTCPRPNLREWKKFVDRVKNPGGRVRIAICGKYTDHQDAYKSIAEAFVHAGAVNNVGVDLKWVRAEDVERDGAEKHLSDVNGLLVAPGFGERGIEGKIAAVQYVRMQNIPFFGICLGLQCAVIEFARNVCGLDHANSAEFKQSDQNVIDMMVEQKKVKDYGGTMRLGAYPCKVERGTKAHKAYKSDLIQERHRHRYEVNNAFKEALEKKGLIVSGLCPDNGLVEMIELPDHPWFVGCQFHPELKSRATTAHPLFRDFVRAAVEHTGT; from the coding sequence GTGAGCAGACGCCGGCAGGTCAAATATATCTTTGTCACCGGAGGCGTGGTGTCTTCCCTCGGGAAAGGGATCGCGTCCGCATCCATTGGCTTGTTGCTCAAAGCACGCGGACTCCGGGTGACCATCCAGAAGTTCGATCCGTATCTGAACGTGGACCCGGGGACCATGAATCCGTTCCAGCACGGCGAGGTGTACGTGACCGATGACGGGGCGGAGACCGATCTGGACCTCGGACACTACGAGCGGTATCTGGACATCACCACGTCGCGCAAGAACAATTCCACCACCGGACAGATCTATCACGAGGTGATCACCAAGGAGCGGCGCGGCGACTACCTCGGCGCGACCGTGCAGGTGATCCCCCATATCACCGATGAGATCAGGCGCCGTTTTGAAGCGCTGGGCGAGACGGGCGACTACGATGTGGTGATCACGGAGGTCGGTGGCACGGTCGGCGATATCGAGAGCCAGCCGTTCCTTGAAGCCATGCGCCAATTCATGTACAAGAGGGGGCGGCAGAACGCCATCGCCATTCACGTGACACTCGTTCCGTATATCACCTCGGCGGGCGAGATCAAGACCAAACCCACACAGCACAGCGTGAAGGCGCTGCTGGAACTCGGGATCCAGCCGGATATCCTCATCTGCCGGTCGGACCGCCCCCTTTCCAAAGAGGTCCGCGAGAAGATCGCACTCTTCACGAACGTGGACCCGGATTCGGTGGTCGACGGCCGCGACGTCTCGACGATCTATGAAGTGCCGCTCGTGTACGCGGAACAGGAAGTGGACGAGATCGTCCTCGAGAAACTCGAGATGACCTGTCCGCGCCCGAACCTCCGCGAGTGGAAGAAATTCGTGGACCGCGTGAAGAACCCTGGCGGCCGCGTCCGCATCGCGATCTGTGGCAAGTACACGGACCATCAGGATGCGTACAAGAGCATCGCCGAGGCATTCGTGCACGCGGGCGCCGTCAATAATGTCGGGGTCGACCTGAAATGGGTCCGCGCCGAGGATGTGGAGCGCGACGGCGCCGAGAAGCACCTCAGCGACGTCAACGGATTGCTCGTCGCACCGGGGTTCGGCGAACGCGGGATCGAAGGGAAGATCGCCGCGGTGCAGTACGTCCGCATGCAGAACATCCCCTTCTTCGGGATCTGCCTGGGACTCCAGTGTGCGGTGATCGAATTCGCGCGGAATGTGTGCGGGCTCGATCATGCCAACAGCGCCGAATTCAAGCAGAGCGACCAGAACGTCATCGACATGATGGTGGAACAGAAGAAGGTGAAGGATTACGGCGGAACCATGCGGCTGGGCGCGTATCCCTGCAAGGTCGAGCGCGGCACGAAGGCGCACAAGGCCTATAAGTCCGACCTCATCCAGGAACGCCACCGCCACCGGTACGAAGTGAACAACGCGTTCAAAGAGGCGCTGGAGAAGAAGGGATTGATCGTCAGCGGTCTCTGTCCGGATAACGGACTGGTGGAGATGATCGAACTGCCCGACCATCCATGGTTCGTCGGCTGCCAGTTCCATCCCGAACTCAAGTCGCGCGCCACGACCGCACATCCGTTGTTCCGCGACTTCGTCCGGGCAGCGGTGGAGCACACAGGCACCTGA
- a CDS encoding NADP-dependent malic enzyme, translating to MIRKQDALDYHSLGRRGKIEVISSKPCATQRDLSLAYTPGVAEPCREIEANPDDAYKYTAKGNLVAVISNGTAVLGLGDIGALAGKPVMEGKGVLFKRFADIDVFDIELNTHDPEEIIRIVKALEPTFGGINLEDIKAPECFHIEETLKGMMNIPVFHDDQHGTAIISGAGLLNALEIVGKKIDQVKVVFSGAGAAGIACAKFYITLGVKRENLILCDTKGVVYKGRKEGMNPYKEFFAIDTTARTLADAMKGADVFAGVSVKGVVTKDMVKSMAKDPIIFAMANPDPEIMPEDALSARPDVLMATGRSDYPNQVNNVLGFPFIFRGALDVMASAINDEMKMAAAQALAKLAKEDVPDSVIKAYGGAKIRFGRDYIIPKPLDPRVLLWEAPAVAKAAMDTGVARRPVADLDKYRDSLESRLGRSKEIMRVFIHKAQEAPKRIVFPEGVEEKILRASQIILDEEIATPILLGNKEVIEGKIKALDLDLTGAEIVDPRTSGQFDAYVQKYFDMRKRKGMTRNDAQDALQHSIPYGMMMVNEGAADGLVAGLTQNYPGTIRPALQIIRPRDGISTIAGMYMLIFKNDVRFIADATVNFDPTAEQLADIAILVAEKVQSYNIDPRIAMLSFSNFGGTQHPSALKMAKATDLVKKRAPHLMIDGEMMADTAVSTDILESLYPFSSLKGSANVLICPNLESSNIAYKLLGKLGGAELVGPILVGMKKPVYLVIPGNEVADIVNVTAMAVRDAQETKK from the coding sequence ATGATCCGCAAGCAGGATGCGCTTGACTATCACAGCCTCGGCCGCAGAGGGAAGATCGAGGTCATCTCGAGCAAACCCTGCGCGACCCAGCGCGACCTGTCGTTGGCCTACACCCCGGGCGTCGCAGAACCCTGCCGGGAGATCGAAGCGAATCCCGATGATGCCTACAAGTACACGGCGAAAGGCAACCTTGTCGCGGTGATCAGCAACGGCACCGCCGTACTCGGGCTTGGCGACATCGGTGCGCTGGCCGGCAAGCCGGTGATGGAAGGCAAGGGTGTGCTCTTCAAGCGCTTTGCCGATATCGACGTGTTCGACATCGAACTCAATACGCACGATCCGGAAGAGATCATCAGGATCGTGAAGGCCCTCGAGCCGACGTTCGGCGGCATCAACCTCGAGGACATCAAGGCACCCGAGTGCTTCCATATCGAGGAGACACTCAAGGGGATGATGAACATCCCGGTCTTCCACGACGACCAGCACGGCACGGCCATCATCTCCGGTGCGGGCCTGCTGAACGCGCTCGAGATCGTCGGCAAGAAGATCGATCAGGTGAAGGTGGTCTTCAGCGGTGCCGGCGCCGCGGGCATCGCCTGCGCCAAGTTCTACATCACCCTGGGCGTGAAACGCGAGAACCTCATCCTCTGCGACACGAAGGGCGTGGTGTACAAGGGTCGCAAGGAAGGGATGAACCCCTACAAGGAGTTTTTCGCGATCGACACGACGGCCCGCACCCTGGCCGATGCCATGAAGGGCGCCGATGTGTTCGCCGGCGTGTCCGTGAAGGGCGTGGTGACGAAGGATATGGTGAAGTCGATGGCGAAGGACCCGATCATCTTCGCCATGGCCAACCCCGATCCGGAGATCATGCCCGAGGATGCGCTGAGCGCCCGGCCCGATGTCCTGATGGCCACCGGCCGGTCGGATTATCCCAACCAGGTGAACAACGTGCTCGGCTTCCCGTTCATCTTCCGCGGTGCGCTCGACGTGATGGCGTCCGCCATCAACGACGAGATGAAGATGGCCGCGGCACAGGCCCTTGCCAAACTCGCCAAAGAGGATGTCCCGGATTCCGTGATCAAGGCCTACGGCGGTGCGAAGATCAGATTCGGCAGGGACTATATCATCCCCAAGCCGCTCGATCCGCGCGTGCTGTTGTGGGAAGCCCCGGCGGTCGCGAAAGCCGCCATGGATACCGGGGTCGCGCGCAGGCCGGTCGCGGACCTCGACAAATACCGCGATTCCCTCGAAAGCCGCCTGGGCCGCTCGAAGGAGATCATGCGCGTGTTCATCCACAAGGCGCAGGAAGCACCGAAACGCATCGTGTTCCCCGAAGGCGTTGAAGAGAAGATCCTCCGTGCCAGCCAGATCATCCTGGATGAGGAGATCGCGACGCCGATCCTCCTGGGGAACAAAGAAGTGATCGAAGGGAAGATCAAGGCGCTGGATCTTGACCTCACCGGTGCGGAGATCGTGGATCCCAGGACGTCGGGACAGTTCGACGCCTACGTGCAGAAGTACTTCGACATGCGGAAGCGGAAGGGCATGACGCGGAACGATGCGCAGGATGCCCTCCAGCATTCCATCCCGTACGGTATGATGATGGTGAACGAAGGTGCGGCGGATGGACTCGTGGCCGGACTCACGCAGAACTATCCGGGCACCATCCGTCCCGCATTGCAGATCATCCGTCCGCGTGACGGCATCTCGACGATCGCCGGCATGTACATGCTGATCTTCAAGAATGACGTGCGGTTCATCGCCGACGCGACCGTGAACTTCGATCCGACGGCGGAGCAACTGGCGGACATCGCGATCCTCGTCGCGGAGAAGGTGCAGAGCTACAACATCGACCCGCGCATCGCCATGCTGTCGTTCAGCAACTTCGGCGGTACGCAGCATCCTTCCGCCCTGAAGATGGCAAAGGCGACGGACCTGGTGAAGAAGCGGGCACCGCATCTCATGATCGACGGCGAGATGATGGCAGACACGGCGGTCTCGACGGACATCCTCGAATCGCTCTATCCGTTCAGCTCGCTGAAGGGAAGCGCGAACGTGCTGATCTGCCCGAACCTCGAATCGTCCAACATCGCGTACAAACTGCTCGGGAAACTGGGCGGCGCGGAGCTGGTCGGGCCGATCCTCGTGGGTATGAAGAAGCCGGTGTACCTGGTCATCCCCGGGAACGAAGTGGCGGATATCGTGAACGTCACCGCCATGGCCGTCCGCGACGCGCAGGAGACCAAGAAGTAG